A region of Blattabacterium cuenoti STAT DNA encodes the following proteins:
- the cysK gene encoding cysteine synthase A, producing MKVDSILKTIGNTPHVRLKRLFPNHQVWIKLEKNNPGGSIKDRIALSMIEDAEKKGIIHKGDIIIEPTSGNTGIGLAMVCSVKGYRLILVMPESMSIERRKLFSIFGAKFVLTSKEDGMKGAIQKAEELINTIPNSWMPKQFDNISNPDTHKNTTAREIINTFPKGIDYFITGVGTGGHITGIGEVLKNKFPNIKIFSVEPIESPVIFGGKPNSHALQGLGAGFIPSILNVKILDGTFLVSKEEAFHYVRKIAKKEGILVGISTGASVSAIEKQLSNFSKKSTILTVNYDTGERYLSVDNLFCKG from the coding sequence ATGAAAGTTGATAGCATTTTAAAAACTATCGGAAATACGCCTCATGTACGTCTTAAAAGATTATTTCCTAATCATCAAGTGTGGATAAAATTGGAAAAAAATAATCCTGGAGGAAGCATAAAAGATAGAATAGCTTTATCTATGATAGAAGATGCAGAAAAAAAAGGAATTATTCACAAAGGAGATATTATTATAGAACCTACTTCTGGAAACACAGGAATAGGATTAGCTATGGTTTGTTCTGTAAAAGGATATCGTCTGATCTTAGTTATGCCAGAATCTATGAGTATTGAAAGAAGAAAATTATTTTCTATTTTTGGAGCAAAATTTGTTTTGACTTCAAAAGAAGATGGAATGAAAGGAGCTATTCAAAAAGCAGAAGAATTAATTAACACGATTCCAAATTCTTGGATGCCTAAACAATTTGATAATATTTCAAACCCAGATACACATAAAAATACAACGGCAAGAGAAATAATTAACACTTTTCCTAAAGGGATAGATTATTTCATTACAGGAGTGGGGACTGGAGGTCATATTACTGGAATAGGAGAAGTATTAAAAAATAAGTTTCCGAATATAAAAATATTTTCTGTAGAACCTATAGAATCACCAGTGATATTTGGAGGAAAACCTAATTCTCATGCTTTACAAGGACTAGGTGCTGGTTTTATTCCATCTATTTTGAATGTAAAAATATTAGATGGAACTTTTTTAGTTTCTAAAGAAGAAGCTTTTCATTATGTTAGAAAGATAGCGAAAAAAGAAGGAATTCTTGTTGGAATTTCTACTGGAGCTTCAGTATCTGCTATAGAAAAACAATTATCTAATTTTTCAAAAAAATCCACAATCTTAACAGTAAATTATGATACTGGGGAAAGATATTTATCGGTTGATAATCTTTTTTGTAAAGGATAA
- a CDS encoding AMP-binding protein — translation MWIDFSSKEKIFSSFILKKQNEKNNNWKKSIFSFLKDWFNNKPIILSLSSGTTGIPKILSLRKEHMYKRAVRTVEFLKLNKKRGIKGLLCLSPDFIASKMFLVRAIIFKWKIYCTPPSSNPLKNIKEYFDITSMVPVQVFFSLKYLKYIKIVLIGGYSISIFLEKKLKNISTICYATYGMTETSGHIAMKKVNGSNRSTFYKSFKDIILSVDDRNCLKIFSTCCMDSFLQTNDIVHMISENTFTWIGRYDNVINSGGIKIIPELIEKEISFFIPYEKRFFISSIPDKILGEKIVLVIEGKPFSLHIPDSIFNGNKKFYKPKNIFFISHFTKNLLSKFRRKEIMKKLLKT, via the coding sequence ATGTGGATCGATTTTTCTTCAAAAGAAAAAATATTTTCTTCTTTTATTTTAAAAAAACAAAATGAAAAAAATAATAATTGGAAAAAATCTATTTTTTCTTTTTTAAAAGATTGGTTTAATAATAAACCTATAATATTATCTCTATCTTCTGGAACAACAGGAATTCCTAAAATTCTTTCTTTACGTAAAGAACATATGTATAAAAGAGCTGTAAGAACTGTAGAATTTTTAAAACTTAATAAAAAAAGAGGAATTAAAGGATTGTTATGTTTGTCTCCAGATTTTATAGCATCTAAAATGTTTTTAGTTCGTGCTATTATTTTTAAATGGAAAATATATTGTACTCCTCCATCATCTAATCCTTTAAAAAATATTAAAGAATATTTTGATATCACATCAATGGTTCCTGTACAAGTTTTTTTTAGTTTAAAATATTTGAAATATATTAAAATCGTTTTAATAGGAGGATATTCTATTTCAATTTTTTTAGAAAAAAAATTGAAAAATATTTCAACAATTTGTTATGCTACTTATGGTATGACAGAAACTTCAGGCCACATAGCTATGAAAAAAGTCAATGGATCTAACAGATCTACTTTTTATAAATCATTTAAAGATATCATTTTAAGTGTAGACGATAGGAATTGCTTGAAAATTTTTTCTACATGTTGTATGGATTCATTTCTTCAAACAAATGATATTGTTCATATGATATCTGAAAATACATTTACTTGGATAGGTAGATATGACAATGTAATTAATAGTGGTGGAATTAAAATTATTCCTGAATTAATAGAAAAAGAAATTAGTTTTTTTATTCCTTATGAAAAAAGATTTTTTATATCCTCAATTCCAGATAAAATTTTAGGAGAAAAAATAGTATTAGTTATTGAAGGAAAGCCTTTTTCATTGCATATTCCAGATTCCATTTTTAATGGAAACAAAAAATTTTATAAACCAAAAAATATTTTTTTTATATCTCATTTTACGAAAAATTTATTGAGTAAATTTAGGAGAAAAGAAATTATGAAAAAACTATTAAAAACATAA
- a CDS encoding enolase C-terminal domain-like protein, giving the protein MNCFLKKQIFFFKKKIFNSNRIFQKNIIWFIILTQKNKIGIGECNPILDQFALKNLKKFELELKNISKKILFLKKIEISFYYKHISYSSILFGLEQAFLSLKNKFPILYHSEFTSGRKGISINSLIWLNSFKKEKKYAIEKIEDQIIKGFSLIKMKINIKFIDDQYLILKKIKKKYPFIKIRLDANGCFKKTKKVFYYLNKFYDLGIIDLIEQPILSGNWKDMEKICKKSKLPIGLDEELVNIYELKKKKKLLDIISPQYIILKPSINGGFFGSEEWILEANKRKIKWYISSSLESNIGINAIAQWTFIMQKKYNNFNTHGLNTGELYPKNWISPLEIKKGIIWYNPFIKWKIETLLK; this is encoded by the coding sequence TTGAATTGTTTTTTAAAAAAACAAATATTTTTTTTTAAAAAAAAAATATTTAATTCTAATAGAATATTTCAAAAAAATATTATATGGTTTATTATTTTAACACAAAAAAATAAAATAGGAATAGGAGAGTGTAATCCAATATTAGATCAATTTGCTTTAAAAAACTTAAAAAAATTTGAATTGGAATTAAAAAATATTTCCAAAAAAATTCTGTTTTTAAAGAAGATAGAAATTTCTTTTTATTATAAACATATTTCTTATTCATCTATTTTATTTGGATTAGAACAAGCTTTTTTAAGCTTAAAAAATAAGTTTCCTATATTATACCACTCTGAATTTACTTCTGGTAGAAAGGGAATTTCTATAAATAGTTTAATTTGGTTAAATTCTTTTAAAAAAGAAAAAAAATACGCAATAGAAAAAATAGAAGATCAAATTATTAAAGGTTTTTCATTGATAAAAATGAAAATAAATATAAAATTTATTGATGACCAATATCTTATTTTAAAAAAAATAAAAAAAAAATATCCATTTATAAAAATACGTTTAGATGCAAATGGTTGTTTTAAAAAAACTAAAAAAGTTTTTTATTATTTAAATAAATTTTATGATTTAGGAATTATTGATTTAATAGAACAACCCATATTATCTGGAAACTGGAAGGATATGGAAAAAATATGTAAAAAATCAAAATTACCTATAGGATTAGACGAAGAATTAGTAAATATTTATGAATTAAAAAAAAAAAAAAAATTATTGGATATTATTAGTCCTCAATATATTATACTAAAACCTAGTATAAATGGTGGATTTTTTGGATCTGAAGAATGGATACTGGAAGCTAATAAAAGAAAAATAAAATGGTATATTAGTTCTTCTTTAGAGAGTAATATCGGAATTAATGCGATTGCTCAATGGACCTTTATAATGCAGAAAAAATATAATAATTTTAATACACATGGATTAAATACAGGAGAGCTATATCCAAAAAATTGGATTTCTCCTTTAGAAATAAAGAAAGGGATTATTTGGTATAATCCATTTATAAAATGGAAAATAGAAACATTATTAAAATAA
- a CDS encoding serine O-acetyltransferase produces MLDFLKTILENNRNKGIYPNKSKSENFVKTLFHTLFTPNQDILNDVVFFRKKYEKLKKLLYEIFIELNINKKDSYNLTQAFFQEVPNIYRTLIIDANAILKSDPAATIIEEIFLSYPGFFATALYRIAHQLWIQKIPILPRLITEYAHSKTGVDIHASAKIGKAFAIDHGTGIVIGSSTKIGDKVKIYQGVTLGAIYVAKKLENTKRHPTIEDKVTIYAGATVLGGETIIGHDSVLGGNVWVTKSIPPFSIVYQKNEIKMRNNSPFPDPINFMI; encoded by the coding sequence ATGTTAGATTTTTTAAAAACTATACTTGAAAATAATAGAAATAAAGGTATTTATCCTAATAAGAGTAAATCTGAAAATTTTGTGAAAACATTATTTCATACTTTATTTACTCCTAATCAGGATATTTTGAATGATGTTGTATTTTTTCGTAAAAAATACGAAAAATTAAAAAAACTTTTATATGAAATTTTTATTGAATTGAATATAAATAAAAAAGATTCTTATAACCTTACTCAAGCTTTTTTTCAGGAAGTTCCTAATATTTATCGAACATTGATAATAGATGCTAATGCAATATTAAAATCTGATCCTGCAGCTACAATTATAGAAGAAATTTTTCTTTCTTATCCCGGTTTTTTTGCAACGGCTTTATATAGAATTGCACATCAATTATGGATTCAAAAAATTCCAATTCTTCCAAGATTAATTACAGAATATGCACATAGTAAAACTGGAGTGGATATTCATGCATCTGCAAAAATAGGAAAGGCTTTTGCTATTGATCATGGAACAGGGATAGTAATAGGTTCTAGTACAAAAATAGGAGATAAAGTAAAAATATATCAGGGGGTAACTTTAGGAGCTATTTATGTAGCTAAAAAATTAGAAAATACAAAACGTCATCCTACAATAGAAGATAAAGTTACAATTTATGCTGGAGCAACTGTTTTAGGAGGAGAGACTATAATAGGACATGATAGTGTACTTGGGGGGAACGTTTGGGTTACAAAAAGTATCCCTCCTTTTTCTATAGTATATCAAAAAAATGAAATTAAAATGAGAAATAATAGTCCTTTTCCTGACCCCATTAATTTTATGATATAA
- a CDS encoding NADP-dependent isocitrate dehydrogenase, translating into MKKIKVYNPIVEIDGDEMAKIIWKYIKTYFILPYLDINIIYFDLGIENRNITNDQITIDAAYAIKKYNVGIKCATITPDEDRMREFHLKKMWKSPNGTIRNIVNGTIFREPIIVKNIPRLISNWTNPICIARHAYADQYEAIDFMVKEKGILYISFIPDDKNKKNQSIKFKIHHFTDPGIAMGMYNTDKSIYGFARSCFNYSVYKKWPLFLSTKNTILKAYDGNFKKIFQNVYENEFKSKFEKLQITYEHRLIDDMIAKTIKSNGKFIWACKNYDGDVLSDCIAQGFGSLGMMTSILLTPDGKTLESEAIHGTITRHYRLHQNGKETSTNPIASIFSWTRGLRHRAILDKNLDLKSFSENMEKACIDFIESGKMTKDLFQLSKQNEEKNNYLNTKTFLKELKIFFDKKINKRNT; encoded by the coding sequence ATGAAAAAAATCAAAGTTTACAATCCTATAGTAGAAATAGACGGAGATGAGATGGCAAAAATTATATGGAAATATATAAAAACATATTTCATTCTTCCTTATTTAGATATAAATATTATTTATTTTGATTTAGGAATAGAAAATAGAAATATAACAAATGATCAAATTACTATAGATGCTGCTTATGCTATAAAAAAGTATAATGTAGGAATTAAATGTGCTACAATTACACCAGATGAAGATAGAATGAGAGAATTTCATTTAAAAAAAATGTGGAAATCTCCAAATGGAACTATTAGAAATATTGTTAATGGAACTATTTTTAGAGAACCTATTATAGTAAAAAATATTCCTCGTTTGATTTCAAATTGGACTAATCCTATATGTATCGCTAGACATGCATATGCTGATCAATATGAAGCCATAGATTTTATGGTTAAAGAAAAAGGAATTTTATATATTTCTTTTATTCCAGATGATAAAAATAAAAAAAATCAATCAATAAAATTTAAAATCCATCATTTTACAGATCCTGGTATTGCCATGGGCATGTATAATACAGATAAGTCTATCTATGGATTTGCTCGTTCTTGTTTTAATTATTCTGTATATAAAAAATGGCCTTTATTTTTATCTACAAAAAATACTATTTTAAAAGCATATGATGGTAATTTTAAAAAAATATTTCAAAATGTATATGAAAATGAATTCAAATCAAAATTTGAAAAATTACAAATTACTTATGAACATCGTTTGATTGATGATATGATTGCAAAAACAATTAAATCAAATGGAAAATTTATATGGGCTTGTAAAAATTATGATGGAGATGTATTATCGGATTGTATAGCACAAGGATTTGGTTCACTAGGAATGATGACCTCTATTTTACTTACTCCAGATGGAAAAACTTTAGAATCTGAAGCTATTCATGGAACAATTACTAGACATTATAGATTGCATCAAAATGGAAAAGAAACATCTACTAACCCTATTGCTTCTATTTTTTCTTGGACTAGAGGCCTTAGACATCGTGCCATTTTAGATAAAAATTTAGATTTGAAATCCTTTTCGGAAAATATGGAAAAAGCATGTATAGATTTTATAGAATCTGGAAAAATGACCAAAGATTTATTTCAATTATCTAAACAAAATGAAGAAAAAAATAACTATTTGAATACCAAAACTTTTCTTAAAGAACTCAAAATATTTTTTGATAAAAAAATAAACAAAAGAAATACATAA
- a CDS encoding diflavin oxidoreductase, producing the protein MLSESNNKTFSKLMQECSKEEIIWICGYISGLFFYKKEKKDFKEIKIKEEEKKITLVYGTETGNAKNLAFDIYEKAKKEKLKMKLINLDQYCLKNLEKEDYFFIIISTHGEGAPPYSARSFFNFIHKNKNLFLKNVKYSVLALGDKSYTHFCKAGKDIDKCLHNIGAKRIIPLYKCNVDYEIQANQWFSEILSFFKKKNEIHVEYAENKNQKVYGKILNNIILNDKKEGSNKEVHHIEIFVSNKIEYSPGDSIGIFPENPSMEINYIIKYMKENRKKEFEEYEYKEKNKIFNLLKKKLNILFLSDDFVKKYSFLSGIKNISLDRKWKLIDLLIKFPIKNEYSLKDLIKNIEPIKPRLYSISSSPTAHKNEIHITVSRHYFQLNNRETVYGHCSDFLSKLKIGDKLSFFIYKNKMFKLPTPDKNIILIGPGTGIAPFRSFLYEREITKASGKNWLFFGDQHSNTDFLYKTEIQKWEIKGNLYRVILSFSRDQEKKIYVQDKIWENRIEFFSWIKNGAYVFICGNKTPMSVDVEKIISRVIEKIGKCDSNLFLKKMKKEGRYLKDVY; encoded by the coding sequence ATGTTATCTGAATCAAATAATAAAACATTTTCTAAATTAATGCAAGAATGCTCTAAAGAAGAAATAATATGGATATGTGGTTATATATCTGGATTATTTTTTTATAAAAAAGAAAAAAAAGATTTCAAAGAGATTAAAATAAAAGAAGAGGAAAAAAAAATTACGTTAGTTTATGGAACAGAAACAGGTAATGCTAAAAACTTAGCTTTTGATATTTATGAAAAAGCTAAAAAAGAAAAATTAAAAATGAAATTGATCAATCTAGATCAATATTGTTTGAAAAATTTAGAAAAAGAAGATTATTTTTTTATTATAATAAGTACACATGGAGAAGGAGCCCCTCCTTATTCTGCAAGATCTTTTTTTAATTTTATTCATAAGAATAAAAATTTATTTTTAAAAAATGTGAAATATAGCGTATTAGCGTTGGGGGACAAATCCTACACTCATTTTTGTAAAGCAGGAAAAGATATAGATAAATGTTTACATAATATAGGAGCAAAAAGAATTATTCCATTATATAAATGTAATGTAGATTATGAAATTCAGGCAAATCAATGGTTTTCAGAAATTTTAAGTTTTTTTAAAAAAAAAAATGAAATTCACGTGGAATATGCAGAAAATAAAAATCAGAAAGTATATGGAAAAATTTTAAATAACATAATTTTAAATGATAAAAAAGAGGGCTCGAATAAAGAGGTTCATCATATTGAAATTTTTGTTTCAAATAAAATTGAATATTCTCCTGGAGACTCTATAGGAATTTTTCCTGAAAATCCTTCTATGGAAATAAATTATATTATAAAGTATATGAAGGAAAATAGGAAAAAAGAATTCGAAGAATATGAATATAAAGAAAAAAATAAAATATTTAATCTTCTGAAAAAAAAATTGAATATCCTTTTTTTATCTGACGATTTTGTAAAAAAATATTCTTTTTTATCGGGGATAAAAAATATTTCTTTAGATAGAAAATGGAAACTTATTGATCTTTTAATAAAATTTCCTATAAAAAATGAATATTCTTTAAAAGATCTGATAAAAAATATAGAACCCATAAAACCTAGATTATATTCTATCTCTTCTTCTCCTACAGCTCATAAAAATGAAATCCATATTACTGTATCTCGTCATTATTTTCAATTAAATAATAGAGAAACTGTATATGGGCATTGTTCTGATTTTTTGTCCAAACTTAAAATTGGAGATAAATTATCTTTTTTTATCTATAAAAATAAAATGTTTAAACTTCCAACTCCTGATAAAAACATAATTCTTATTGGACCTGGTACTGGAATTGCTCCCTTTCGTTCTTTTTTATATGAAAGAGAAATAACAAAAGCATCAGGTAAAAATTGGTTATTTTTTGGAGATCAACATTCTAATACAGATTTTTTATATAAAACAGAAATCCAAAAATGGGAAATAAAAGGAAATCTTTATCGTGTTATTTTATCTTTTTCTAGGGATCAGGAAAAAAAAATCTATGTCCAAGATAAAATATGGGAGAATAGAATAGAATTTTTTTCATGGATAAAAAATGGAGCCTATGTTTTTATTTGTGGAAATAAAACCCCTATGAGTGTAGATGTAGAAAAAATAATTTCTCGCGTTATAGAAAAAATAGGAAAATGCGATTCCAATCTTTTTCTAAAAAAAATGAAAAAAGAAGGAAGATATTTAAAAGATGTATATTAA